Genomic DNA from Nitratidesulfovibrio vulgaris str. Hildenborough:
ACTGCGAAGCATGTGTTCGCCGAGGTCGAAGATGAGGCCAAGGTCTTCGGCTACGGGAATGAACTCGCCGGGCGAGATGCGTGTCCCATCGGGCAGTGTCCACCGGGCCAGTGCCTCGGCCCCCACGATGCGCCCGGTGGCGAGGTCCACACGGGGCTGGAAGTGCGGCACGATTTCGCCATGACGCAAGGCGTGGCGCAATCGTCCCTCGAGTTCCATGCGGCTGCGTATCCTGTCGTGGAGGTGGGGCGAGAACCGCTCATAGGTGTTCTTGCCCTGCGCCTTGGCGCGATACATGGCGAGGTCGGCGTTGGTGAGCAGTTCGTCCGGCCCCTTGCCGTCGGCGGGATGGATGGCGATGCCGATGCTGAGCCCGACATGGAGTTCCCTGTCGAGCAGTGCGATAGGTTGCGAGAAGTGATGCAGGATGCGCTCGGCCACGAGCACGACCTCGCGTTCTTCACCGGGGTTGGCCACGAGGATGACATACTCGTCGCCCCCAAGCCGCGAGAGGGTGTCCTCGGGACGGATGAGCAGGGTGAGATGCTCTGCCACCTCGGCAATGAACTTGTCACCGGCCTCATGCCCGAGGCTGTCGTTGATGGTCTTGAAGTTGTCGATGTCGATGTACAGCAGCCCGCATAGCCTGCCCGTGCCCTGTCCCTCCTTGAGTTCGCCTGCCAGACGTTCCAGCAGCAACGCACGGTTGGGAAGTCCGGTGAGGGCGTCGTGCATCCCCTGATAGCGTATCTGCGCCTCCTTGGCCTTGAGGTCCGAGATGTCGTGGAAGAGGGCCACATAGTTGGTCGTGGCGCCCGACTCGTCGCGGATGGCACTGATGCTGAGCCATTCAGGGTAGTTCTCGCCGTTGATGCGGCGGTTCCATATCTCGCCTTCCCATGCGCCGCGTTCATGTAGCGAGTGCCACAGGCGTTCGTAGAATCCGCGGTCATGCCTGTTGGATTTGAGGATGCGCGGGTTGCGCCCCACGGCGTCGCGTTCGTTCCAGCCGGTGATGGTGGTGAATGCCGGGTTGACGGCGAGGATGGCGCCCGAGGCGTCGGTGATGAGGATGCCCTCAAGGGCATTGCGGAAGACGAGTTCGAAGAGGTTGAGGCGGTGCTCAGTGTGAATCCGCGACGAGATGTCGCGGAGTGCGACGAGAAGGGTGCGCTCTCCCTCGATGTCCAGAGAACGGACGCTGACTTCAGCAGGGAACGCTACGCCCCCGCGGAGAAGCTCGGTACGGGTGCGCAGCGGGGTGTCTTCACTCTCCGGGACGGGCAGGGCGTGCCCTTCCCGGCATATGTCGCGGGCTTTCAGGGCCAGCAGTTCATGGCGCGACAGCCCGAGGGTGGCTTCGGCCATGCGGTTGCAATCGAGCAGGGTCCCGTCGTCCCGCTGGAGTAGCAGTCCGTCGGGCGCGTAGTCGAAGAGGGCGCGGAAGCGTGTGGAGGAGCGGTGGAGTGCCTCGTTGGCCACACGCAGTTCTTCCGTGCGGGTCGCGACCATGGCCTCGATGTTGGTGAGTCGCTGGCGCAGTCCCGCCTCGGTGTTCTTGAGGGCGGAGATTTCCATGGCGACCGTGCCGACCCCTTGCATGCCTCCGGAATGGTCGCGAACCGGGAAACGTTGCACGAGGAACGTCCTGTCGCTGCCATCGTGTCCGTACCGCGGCAGGGTGACTTCCAGTTGTGACGGGGTGCCTTCACGCTGCATCCGTTCATTGTCGGCCGCCAGCAGCGCGGCGATGCGTTCGGGCAGGAGTTCGGCACGGTGCCTGCCGCGTGCGATGCCGTCCGGAAGGCGCAAGAGGGTGTGCCCCGCCTTGTTGAGCAACTGGACCCGCCCCTCGAAGTCCGTGAGGGCGAGCAGTCCCGGCATCTCATCCAGCAGAATCTGCCACGGGGCGTAAGGCCCCATGCCCGATGCCGGGTCGACATCGGGCGCGAAGGTGTCGTCATCCGTGTGGAGGACTATCGACAGGACCGCTGTTCCCCATGCCGTTCGCGGCAGGGGGATTGAGGTGCACCGCACGGGTTGTTCCTCTGCGGAGAGGGGGATGGTGTGCGCGTGGGCCTCCATACGCAAGAGCGTGGCCCTGTCCGCCTGCCGTAGTGCTCTGGCGCTGCTCTTGGGGAGCACGCTTTCGGGCGGGGCGTTACGGAATGCACGTTCGGGGATGCCGAAGAGCGCCGCGAAGGCGGGGCTGACGAAGCGGAAGATGGAGTCTGCGTCACGCAGGGCTACGGGCAGACCGCTATGACGGAGTGAGAGCAACGTGTCTGCAGAAGGGGGCGTGAGGTCTAGGCATACCAGAAGACCATCCTCGCCGGGAAGCGAGGTGAACGTTGCCCTGCACGCTGTCGGCCCCTCGCGGCACAGCAGGAGGGCATTGCCCGACCATGGAGGGACAGGGGTGCGGGGCGTCGTCTGCAGCACTGTCTCGAGGCGTACGCCGCACACCTCTCCGAGGAGGGCCTCCCCGCTGGCGTCGGCGTGTCGTACCACGCCGTCGACGCCCACGCGCAAGACAGCGAAGTTGGTGGCTTCTGCCGTCTGAAGCGTGCGAGGTGACTGGCTGCCTTCGGGGGAAAGTCGCATGTGGCCTCCGTTAGGGAACATCAATTTCCGAGTATATGCGAACTGTGCTCCTGCGCAACCACTTCGGCATACCTGACAGGCACGGGCTTGCCTTGCGTGTGGCAACGTGCAACTATGCGCCAGAATCAGTGAACCTCATGCTGCCCCTGCAGGGGAGCAGAACACCTATGGAGGTGCCGATGTCGTTTTCGAAGATACTGCTTCCCGTCGACGGCTCCGAACATGCCCGACTGGCGTTGCGACATGCCCTGGCCCTGGCCGAGGGGGGCTCCACAGTCGTGCTTGTGCACAGTTACGGTGATATCCCGGCACTGATAGGTGGTGAGGCACGAGAGCAACTCATGAAGGAATGCGTGACCGAGGCCGACGCATTGCTCGAGCCATACAGGACCGCACTTTCCGGTGCGGGTGTGCCCTATGTGGAACATGTGGTCGTCGGTGCGCCGGTGCAGGCCATTCTCTCCGTCTGCGAGAGGGAGGCGTGCGACCTCATCGTCATGGGGTCGCGGGGGCTGACCGACTTCGAGGGAATGGTCATGGGCAGCGTCGCCCACGGGGTGCTGCACCAGAGCACCGTTCCGGTACTGGTCGCGCGATAGCAGGAAATCGACGGGCGGCATGGTCGGTCTTGCGTCCGTGCCGCCCCTCTCCATATGACGAGGACGAGAGGTGCGCAGGGTGAACCTGCGCCACCGGACTCTGGACGATTGCGGAACGGAACGGGAGAAGCCATCACCGACACCGGAATGCCATGACCACGCTGCACTGGATACTGCTGCCCATCTCCTACGCGCCATCTGTGGTCGCTGCGCTGCATGCCCTGCTCACCAAGCGCGACCCGCGTTCGGCCCTCGGCTGGATTGCCGTGAGCCTCACGTTCCCATTGGCTGGCCCCTTCTTCTATTTCATCTTCGGCATCAACCGCGTCCATAGCCGTGCGGCCCAGCTTCTGGCAGCCACGGAGAACAGGAGGCGTCGTCAGGGTGAGAGGTTGCATGGAGGGCCGGAAGAGGACGACCCGCCGGGTACCGTTTCGGATACCTACATACCCCCACGGTTTCGCGCCCTGGCACGTGTCGGACGCATGGTCACCGGAAGACCCCTTGCGGGGGGCAATACCGTGCGTCCGCTGTATAATGGCGAAGACGCCTATCCCGCCATGGTCGAGGCCATCGACAAGGCCGAACACAGTGTCTTTCTCACCACGTACATCTTCGGTGGCCGGCGCATAGGCGAACAGTTCGTGGATTCCCTCGCCGATGCGGCTGAACGCGGGGTCGACGTCCGGGTCATCATCGACGGTGTGGGGGGACTCTATTCGTGGCCGAGGGCGTGGTCGCGCCTGAAGCGTCGCGGAGTGCGCGTCGAGAGATTCCTGCCGCCGCACCTGTTGCCACCGCAGCTTTCCGTGAACCTGCGCAACCACCGCAAGGTGCTGGTCTGCGACGGGCATGTCGGTTTCACGGGCGGCATGAACGTGGGTGACCATCACCTCATGGCCACCGACAATCCGCGCCGTGTGCAGGATGTGCATTTCCTGTTCACGGGCCCCATCGTGGCACAGTTGCAGGAGGTCTTCCTGCGTGACTGGGGTTTCCTCACGGGAGACTATGCCCTGACGGCCCCGGTTCACGATGAACCCTGTGGCGATTCGCTCTGTCGTACGGTGCTCGAAGGGCCGGGCGACCGCGCAGAACGTCTGCACGACCTGCTATGCGGCATCATCTCCAGCGCCTCGCGCTCGGTGCGCATCGTGACCCCGTACTTCCTGCCGTCGCGTGAGATCATCAGCGCCCTGCGGGCAGCGGCCCTGCGCGGGGTCGATGTGCGCGTCATGCTGCCTGCCCGCAACAACCTTCCCTTCGTGCACTGGGCCACACGACACCTGCTGGAAAGCCTTGTGGACAGCGGGGTGCGCGTCTTCTACCAGCCGCCGCCCTTCTCGCATTCCAAGCTGTTGCTGGTCGACGGCTACTATGCGCAGGTCGGGTCGGCCAACATCGACACGCGCAGTCTGCGGCTCAACTTCGAATTGACGGTGGAGGTCTTCGACACCAGCGTCGTGCGGCAGTTGAACAGGCATTTCGACACGGTGCGGCGCATGAGCGAAGAGGTTCAGGCCAGTATGCTGGCCAGTAGACCCTTCGCCACGCGGGTGCGGGATGCCCTGTTCTGGCTCTTCTCTCCGTATCTGTGAGCAGACGGGGAGGCATGGGCGCATGGTGGCGATCCCTGTCCGGGACATGCCGGAAAATGCCATGAAATGACCTTGTCTGGCGGCATGTTGCGTCGGGGCTTGACAGCCTCTGCGCCGTGCGTATGTAGGGGGTCGCGCGACACCTCGTGTCGCAGACGTCAAGCCTGAAGAGGTATCCCCGCTGATGCTTCGTTTCCCCTTGTTCCTTGCCATGCTCATGGTGCTGCTCCTGCCCGGAGACGCACTCGCCTGGGGGCCGGGTATCCACATGGCTACGGCCTCGTGGCTTCTCGACCATCTGCCCCTGCTGCCCGCCGCCCTCGCACAGGTGGTGGGGGCCCATCCCGCCGCCTTCCGCTACGGTTCGCTTTCCGCCGATATCTTCATCGGCAAGGGGTGCAGGGTGAAGCCGGGGCACAGCCATAACTGGTCGACGGCGCACGCCCTGCTGGACGAAGCCGACACGCCCGAGTTGCGTGCCTATGCGGCGGGCTATCTCGCCCACCTCGCTGCGGACACCGTGGCCCATAACCACTACGTGCCCAACCTGCTGCCCGGCACACCCGGCAGCGGCAAGTTCTCGCATGTCTACATCGAGATGCAGGCTGACAGGCTTGTGGAGTGGGACGGTGCCTCGTACAGGCTCTTCGATGCCATGTCCGAAGCCGATAGCGCCCTGTTGCGTGCCACGGACAAGGCCGCCTTGCCGTTCCGTCTCAAGAAGCAGCTGTTCCGCGGTAGCGTGGCGGTGGCGGGGCGTCAGTCGTTCCGGCGTTCCTTGCGCATCGTGCACAGGATGATGCCCCACGCTGCCGACCGTGCCTACCTCGGCATGATGCTCGACATCAGCGCGCGTGCCGTGGTGGACGTCTTGCGTGACCCCTACGGTTCCGCCGTGCTTGATATCGACCCCATAGGCAGCGAGGCCCTCGATACGGCCCGTACAGCCTGCCGGTGCGCCACGCCGCTGGCCTTCCTTACGGTCGACCGCGAACTGCGCTTTCCGCTGGACGCCCGTCTGGCGTCCCTTCCCGCCTCTGGCGTCCCCTCGGGCAAGTCTGCCCACGCAGCCTGAATCCTGCCTGAGTCCTGCCCGCGTCCTGTTGCGGCTGATGGTGGATGCCTGTCGCCTTGCACCGGGCAGGGGCGTTGTCCTCTGCCGTCTGTCAGGCTGTCCTGCATAGGCGGTCTGCGCTGCGCGTCTCTTGCCCCGTCAGCGGCAGATGCTCTTCGCCTCGCCCCGTCGGTTCCAGCGTCGTTTGCAAGACCCTGCCGATGCAGGTCAGAGCAACGCGGAAAGCACCGAGATGGCAGCCGCCCCTATCACGACGATGCCGGGGTCGACCTTGCGCCACAGCGCCACGAAACCTCCTATGGCAAGGAGCGCCGGGAGTGGTTCGGGAGGCAGTGAGCGGACCACGGCGACCACCAGTGAGAACAGAAGCCCCGAAAGGGCGGCGAGGCTGGCGCGTACGCCGCGGTGATACAACCGGGAGCGTTCGATCAGAGACACCAGCGTATCCGCCGTCAGCAGGAAGAGCAGTGACGGGGTGAAGATGGACACCGCGGCGATGACGGCACCGAGAAGCTGGTCGACCCGCCATCCGATGAAGGCCGATGCCATGATGATGGGGCCGGGAGTTACCTGCCCGATGGCGATGCCGTCGAGAAAGGCCGAATCGGGCATCCAGCCCCGCAATTCCACCACCTCGTGTCGCATGACGGGCAGCGATGCCAGCGCACCGCCGAAGGCCACGAGGTCGGTACGCATCATGGAGACGGCTAGCTCATACAGCCGTGGTGCAGCGAGCGCCAGCACCACGAGGAACGTCAGCGTGAGTGCAAGACCCGCCGTCAGTCGTATCGCACCCTTCCTGAAGTTGCGGTTCTCCCGGGGGCAGCCAGCGCCCGGCATCGTCTGTGCTGTCTTGGTGCAGGGCTGTGGCACGGGCACATCCTCCTCCCTGTAGACGAGGAGTCCGGCGGCGACGGCGAGGCCCAGCGGAAGCAGCGGGTGCAGTTCAAGGAGTGCCAGTCCGCATACGGCAAGGGCTATGACCCTGTCGGCCCACGACCGGAGATAGCGAACGGCGAAATCCATGCCGCCATGCACCATGATGGCGAGTGTCACAGCCTTGATGCCCGTGAACGCGTGCTGGAAGGCCGGAAGTTCATGATTCTGCCAGTACAGTGCGGCAAGGGTCGTGATCATGGCGAAGGCGGGCAGTACGAAGCCTGCGAAGGCTGTCAGCATGCCGGGCACACCGCGTAGCTTCAGTCCGCAATGCGCCGATACCTGCATGACCGTGGCACCCGGTACGGCCTGACAGATGGCGACCGTGGCCTTGAACGATTTTTCATCGAGCCATCGACGCCGTTCAACGACCATGCGCCGCACATGGGGCAACATGGCGGGGCCTCCGAAGGCCGTCAGACCCACGCGCAGGAAGGAGAGGAACAGGGCCGCATGGCCGGGGGGGCGGTGTGGTGCGTCATCGGGCTGAGGTGCCGCCTCGTTGGCGACTGCCGCTGTGCCGGTGGCGTCGCCCTTGGCAATCTCATTCGTGTCTCGTCCGCAAGGGCCTTGCCCTTCAGGCGGGGCATGATGCCCTGCGTGTTGCGCCGTATCCGCCATGTTCTTCCATCCTTCTGCGAAAGTACAATGCCATGGGCTTGCAGGCGTCGGGTACAGGCACGTGCCCGTGAAAAGCATGAACCGACGAAGATGATCCAGTTTGCATTTCTTTCTGGGACCTTATCGTGGGCACTCCCTGACGCAATGGGCTACCAAGGAACGCCGTCCATGTTGAAGGCCCGCAAAGGGTATCCTGCGTACGGCGCACGGGGCGGGCTGCTGTAAGGTTCGTGCAGGGTACGCGGTATCGGCGTGGTGCCTTCTTGCTTCGATGGTCTTTTGGCTGCACATCATGAAGCGGGTGCGGGCGGGGCATATCCCGTAAGTGCCCCACGGTCTGCAGCCAAGCCGCCGGGTGTTCATGGACGTTGGCCTGGTCTGTCATGACGTTTCATGTCGTTCCGAATCCACCCTTGAAGCGTAACCATGTAACCTTCTCCGGCAGGGGGCGAGCCCATCGGAGTACAGGAGAACGCCATGCATCATGATATGATTGCCATTACCGCCGAAGTCGTCGCAAGGGAAGGGCATGAGGCCAAGGCCGCTGAACTTCTTGCAGGACTCGCCGCCGCCACCTCACACCATGCCGGAGTGCTGCGGTACGAGGTGCAGCGTCAGGCCGGAAATCCGCGCGTATTCATGGTGGTCGAACTTTGGGCCGACCGTGCCTCGCTGGAGGCGCACAAGAATACGGAGGATATGCGGTGCTTCATCGAAGCTGCCCCGGCAGTACTCGAAGGCGCATGGCTTGTGCGTGAATGGCAGGGCGTTGCGGCGTCTGTAATCCCCGCAGCGTAGGTTCTCTGCCCTGTCCCGGGACTTCTCGGATGTGTGACCGGCGTATACGCTTCAGGGCTGGCGCCGGTATCTTACATCCGGGGCGGGATGCGGACGAGGATGTCTTCGGGCAGCTGTCTGCCTGACTGCTGACGCGCCTTGCGCCGGGCCATATGCCAGCCCATGTACCAGTCCCCGTGCTGGGGGGCCGTAGGCAGTACACCTTGTCGATGGCTTGCCCGAGTGCCCTTGGTGTCACGTTCATGCGGTGACAGACGTTGGCAGCGAAGTGCAGGGCAATGAAGTGAAGACCGGGCTGGCCTTGTCCGCAACGATGGGGACAGCCTGAACATGAGAAGGGGCACGGCGTTCGCCGTGCCCCTTTGTCAGACATGGTTGCAGGTGCAGCTGCCGCTATTCGGAAGCCGTCTCGGCAGCCTGAGGGGCCGCAGGCGCCTCGGCCTTTTCGGCCTTCTTCGAGCGGCGGGGCGTACCCTGCAGCTGTACCACGAACTTCTCGGGGGCGGGCGCGCGGTGCACGTTCACCATCGAGAGGCACTGCGTGGGGCAGGCATCGACGCATACAGAGCAGTAGACGCAGGCGAAGGGGTCGCAGTCCCACGTGCCGGCCTTGGGGTCGACCGTGATGCACTGCGAGGGGCACTTTATCTGGCAGCTCTTGCAGAAGATGCAGTCTTCGATCTTGTTCACGAGACGCCCGCGGAAGCCTTCGAAGGCCGGACGGGTCTGGAACGGATAGAGCCGCGTCGCGTACTTGCGCGACAGGTTCTTGAGGACGTTGCTGAGCATGTACATGGTGTTGTCTCCCTGCTGCTAGCGCTCTGTGCAGCTGATGCACGGGTCGATGGACAGTACCGCCACGGGCACGTCCGCCAGTTGCAGACCGCCCATGATGGCGAGCAGCGGCGGGATGTTGGCGAATGTGGGAGTGCGGATGCGTACACGTTCAAGGTGCTTCGAGCCGTTACCCTTGACGTAGTACATGAGCTCGCCACGCGGCTGTTCCACACGCGCCACGACTTCACCTTCCGGCTTGCCGGGAACCTTCACGGAGAGTTCGGTGTCCGGAAGCTTGGAGATGGCCTGACGCACGAGGTCTACCGACTGGAGCACTTCGAGGAAGCGCACCTTGCAGCGTGCCCACGAGTCGCCGTCGGGTACGGCGATGGGTTCGAAGTCGAGTTCGTCGAAGGCCGCGTACTGCAGCTGGCGGGCGTCCTGCGCCACGCCGCTGCCGCGCAGCATGGGGCCGACGGCACCAAGCTGGATGGCCTGCTGTGCGGTGAGTACGCCCACACCCTTGGTGCGCTTGCACACGGTGTAGTCGTCGAGGATGGTGGTCATCAGGGCACGGATTTCGCGTTCGAGGTGGTTCATCTCGTCGAGAATCCACTTCTGGTGTTCAGGCGACAGGTCGCGGCGCACACCACCCACGATGTTGGTGGAGATGACCACGCGGTTGCCCGCTGTGGCTTCGTTGATGTCCATGACGCGCTCGCGCACTTTCCAGAACTGCATGAACAGGCTCTCGAAGCCGAAGCCGTCGGCGAAGAGACCGAGCCACAGCAGGTGGCTGTGGATACGGTGCAGTTCCGACCAGATGGTGCGCAGGACCTTGGCGCGACGGGGCACTTCGACGTTCATCATGCACTCGAGCGACTGGCAGTAGCACATGGCGTGGATGCACGAGCAGATGCCGCACACGCGCTCGACCACGTAGACCATCTGGTTGTAGTCGCGGATGGAGGCGAGGGTCTCGAGGCCGCGGTGGACGTAGCCGAGGGCCGGAATGGCTTCGACCACGGTCTCGTCCTCGACGACCAGCTTCAGGTGCAGGGGCTCCGGCAGAACCGGATGCTGCGGGCCGAAAGGAATGATGGTGCGGGACATGGGACCTACCTCTTATGCCTTCTTCTGGATGGTGGAGATCTTGCAGAACGGGGCGGACATGCTGCCCGTGATCTCGTCATCCAGGTAGAGGGTCCTGTTGAAGTCGAGCACCAGACCGTCAAAGGTCAGGCCGAACTGGTCACGGGCCTCGTTTTCGATGAGCAGGGCGGCGAAATACACCGGCGTCAGGCTGGGGATGGGCTGGTCCTTGGGGGTCGTCAGCCGGTAGTGCACGAACTCGAGGTCCTTGTCGAAGTGGTAGATGATGTCGACGTTGCCGTCGCCAAGATCGACCACCGAGTAGGTGACGAGCCTGTAGTCCTGCTCGAAGAGCGCCTTGGCCTCGCCGACGATGGCGTCGATGGCGATGGGTTTGGCGTTCAGTATCTCGGTATGGTTGGGCATGGTGTTTCCTCGTCTTAACGTCGTGAGAGGCTTGCCTACTCGATGACGGTCACTTTGGGCATCTCGGCGAGACCAAGCTTGGCCTTGACCACCTCAAGCGCGGTGACCACGCCGTCGATGATGGCCTCGGGCTTGGCCGGGCAGCCCGGCACATAGACGTCGACGGGGATGACCTGGTCGACGCCGCCGACGACGTTGTAGCACTCGCGGAACACGCCGCCCGAACTGCCGCAGGCCCCGATGGCGATGACGGCCTTGGGGTCGGGCATCTGGTCGTAGATGTTCTTGAGCACCTTCTTGTTGCGATGGTTGACCGTGCCGGTCACCAGCAGTACGTCGGCGTGCTTGGGGTTGCCCACGTTGATGATGCCGAAGCGTTCGACGTCGAACACGGGGGTAAGGCAGGCGAGCACTTCAATGTCGCAGCCGTTGCACGAACCACAGTCGAAGTGGACGACCCACGGGGACTTGAGGCGGCCCTTGTTGATCCAGTCTTTGATGAGACTCATCTCTGCCTCCGCCTAGCTGACGTACAGCCAAAGGATGTTGAACATCGACAGCACGAGGCCCACGCCGAGCGCGCCCTTGAGCATCCACTGCCACGTCATGCGGGCAGTGATGTTGTCGATGAGCACTTCGATGAAGTAGGTCACAGCCAGAAGCAGCAGCATGCCGGTCAGGCTGGTGTGCCAGAACAGGGTGCACAGGCCGAGAATCAGCACCACGTCGAACCAGTGGCCTATCTCAAGCAGTGCAAGGTGCGGGCCCGAGTACTCGGTGAGCACGCCGCGCACGATTTCCTGATGCGCGTGGTGACATGCGGAGATGTCGAAGGGCGACTTGCGCAGCTTGATGGTCAGCGCATAGCCCAGCGCGATGAACAGGAACGGCATCTGCGTGAGCAGCGGCTTTTCCAGCGCGTAGACGTCGGAGATCATGAAGCTGCCCGTGGCCATGGAGATGCCCACGAACACGAGGATGATCAGCGGCTCGTAGGCGAGCATCTGGATGAGCTCACGCTGTGCGCCGACCTGGCTGTAGGGCGAGTTGACCGACAGGGCACCCACCACCTGGAAGACCGCGCCCACCGTCATCACGAAGAAGAGCAGCAGCAGGTCGCCCTGCATGAAGAACAGGAAGACCGCAAGGGCGGAGGAGACCACGTAGATGTAGGCGCACAGCACCTGCCACGAGTTGACCACCATCGGCGCTTTGCCGAGGAGCTTCAGCACGTCGTAGAAGGGCTGGAGTATGGGCGGCCCGAAGCGCGACTGAAGGCGGGCGGTGATGCGACGGTCGAGACCGGCGATGAGACCGCCGAGGACGGGCGTGGCCGCAAGCCCGATGAGGGCGAGGATGAGTTTGAACATTACAGCATCCCTCCGATCATGAGGATCAGAAGCACGATGGCGACGACGTTGCCGGGCTTGGTCAGCTGGGCTTCGCCGAAGAGCTTCTCAAGGTAGTAGTTGCCTGCGGCGTTGGGCACGAACTGGTTCATGGGGCCGTTGAAGCCGACCACGCCGTCCTGCGTCATCTGCGAGCCGCCCATGTAGGGCAGGCTTGCCGCCGAGTCGGGCGTGTTACGCGCGGCCCGCCATGCGTAGTAGAACCCGGCACCGAGGAGCAGGTACAGCGGGTACACGGCGAAGGCACCCATGGTGTTGCCGATGGTGCCGATGCTCACGCCGTAGGCGCTGGCCTTGGCGTACATGGCGATGGCCGGTTCGACGAGGCCGGTGTAGACGAACGGGGCGAGCAGCGAGAGCACCAGCGCGCCACCAACCAGCGAGACGAGGGGCAGCCGGATGGTGATGTCCTGTTCTTCCTGCATCGGGCCGAAGCCGGGACGCGAGCTGCCCAGCATGATGCCTGCCCAGCGTGCCCAGAACAGCACGGTGAGTGCGCTGCCGAGGGCGATCATGATGACCAGCAGCGGCATGGCAGACATGGCGCCCGCCGCAGACTCGATGGCCATCCACTTGGCGATGAGCATGCCGAAGGGCGGCAGCATCATGGTGACGATGCCGATGACGGTGATGACCGCGGTGCGGGGCATGCGCTCGAAGAGGTTGCGCATGTCCTCGATGTTGCGCGAGCCGATCTTCTGCTCGATGGCACCCACGCACAGGAAGAGCAGGCCCTTCGAGATGGCGTGGAAGATGATGAGCATCATGGCCGCTGCCACCGAAGCCGCCGTGTTGATGCCGGCACACGCCACGATGAGGCCGAGGTTGGCGATGGTGGAGTAGGCGAGGATCTTCTTGCCGTTGCTCTGGCCTGCCGCCAGTGCGGAGGTGACGATGAAGGTGAACGCGCCGAACAGCGCCACACCCGTGGAGAGGGCCGTCCCCGCATAGCCGGGGGCCATGCGCAGGATGAGGTACACACCGGCCTTGACCATGGTGGAGGAGTGCAGCAGGGCCGACACCGGCGTGGGAGCGACCATGGCTCCGCACAGCCAGCTCTGGAAGGGCAGCTGCGCCGACTTGGTGAAACCGGCGAGGCACAGCATGGCCATGGGCAGGAGCACGGCGGTGGTCCGCATCTCGGGTTCGACCGCACGGGCGAGGATGTCCTGCACCGAGAGGGTCCCCATGCCCTTCTGGAGGAAGAGCAGCGCGAAGACGAAGGCGACCCCGCCCACCATGTTCATCCACAGGGCGCGGGTGGCGTTGGTCTTGGCCTCGTCCGTGCCGTCATGCCCGATGAGCATGAACGAGCACAGCG
This window encodes:
- a CDS encoding zinc dependent phospholipase C family protein, with the translated sequence MLRFPLFLAMLMVLLLPGDALAWGPGIHMATASWLLDHLPLLPAALAQVVGAHPAAFRYGSLSADIFIGKGCRVKPGHSHNWSTAHALLDEADTPELRAYAAGYLAHLAADTVAHNHYVPNLLPGTPGSGKFSHVYIEMQADRLVEWDGASYRLFDAMSEADSALLRATDKAALPFRLKKQLFRGSVAVAGRQSFRRSLRIVHRMMPHAADRAYLGMMLDISARAVVDVLRDPYGSAVLDIDPIGSEALDTARTACRCATPLAFLTVDRELRFPLDARLASLPASGVPSGKSAHAA
- the cls gene encoding cardiolipin synthase — its product is MTTLHWILLPISYAPSVVAALHALLTKRDPRSALGWIAVSLTFPLAGPFFYFIFGINRVHSRAAQLLAATENRRRRQGERLHGGPEEDDPPGTVSDTYIPPRFRALARVGRMVTGRPLAGGNTVRPLYNGEDAYPAMVEAIDKAEHSVFLTTYIFGGRRIGEQFVDSLADAAERGVDVRVIIDGVGGLYSWPRAWSRLKRRGVRVERFLPPHLLPPQLSVNLRNHRKVLVCDGHVGFTGGMNVGDHHLMATDNPRRVQDVHFLFTGPIVAQLQEVFLRDWGFLTGDYALTAPVHDEPCGDSLCRTVLEGPGDRAERLHDLLCGIISSASRSVRIVTPYFLPSREIISALRAAALRGVDVRVMLPARNNLPFVHWATRHLLESLVDSGVRVFYQPPPFSHSKLLLVDGYYAQVGSANIDTRSLRLNFELTVEVFDTSVVRQLNRHFDTVRRMSEEVQASMLASRPFATRVRDALFWLFSPYL
- the chrA gene encoding chromate efflux transporter, which produces MADTAQHAGHHAPPEGQGPCGRDTNEIAKGDATGTAAVANEAAPQPDDAPHRPPGHAALFLSFLRVGLTAFGGPAMLPHVRRMVVERRRWLDEKSFKATVAICQAVPGATVMQVSAHCGLKLRGVPGMLTAFAGFVLPAFAMITTLAALYWQNHELPAFQHAFTGIKAVTLAIMVHGGMDFAVRYLRSWADRVIALAVCGLALLELHPLLPLGLAVAAGLLVYREEDVPVPQPCTKTAQTMPGAGCPRENRNFRKGAIRLTAGLALTLTFLVVLALAAPRLYELAVSMMRTDLVAFGGALASLPVMRHEVVELRGWMPDSAFLDGIAIGQVTPGPIIMASAFIGWRVDQLLGAVIAAVSIFTPSLLFLLTADTLVSLIERSRLYHRGVRASLAALSGLLFSLVVAVVRSLPPEPLPALLAIGGFVALWRKVDPGIVVIGAAAISVLSALL
- a CDS encoding universal stress protein; the encoded protein is MSFSKILLPVDGSEHARLALRHALALAEGGSTVVLVHSYGDIPALIGGEAREQLMKECVTEADALLEPYRTALSGAGVPYVEHVVVGAPVQAILSVCEREACDLIVMGSRGLTDFEGMVMGSVAHGVLHQSTVPVLVAR
- a CDS encoding EAL domain-containing protein; translation: MRLSPEGSQSPRTLQTAEATNFAVLRVGVDGVVRHADASGEALLGEVCGVRLETVLQTTPRTPVPPWSGNALLLCREGPTACRATFTSLPGEDGLLVCLDLTPPSADTLLSLRHSGLPVALRDADSIFRFVSPAFAALFGIPERAFRNAPPESVLPKSSARALRQADRATLLRMEAHAHTIPLSAEEQPVRCTSIPLPRTAWGTAVLSIVLHTDDDTFAPDVDPASGMGPYAPWQILLDEMPGLLALTDFEGRVQLLNKAGHTLLRLPDGIARGRHRAELLPERIAALLAADNERMQREGTPSQLEVTLPRYGHDGSDRTFLVQRFPVRDHSGGMQGVGTVAMEISALKNTEAGLRQRLTNIEAMVATRTEELRVANEALHRSSTRFRALFDYAPDGLLLQRDDGTLLDCNRMAEATLGLSRHELLALKARDICREGHALPVPESEDTPLRTRTELLRGGVAFPAEVSVRSLDIEGERTLLVALRDISSRIHTEHRLNLFELVFRNALEGILITDASGAILAVNPAFTTITGWNERDAVGRNPRILKSNRHDRGFYERLWHSLHERGAWEGEIWNRRINGENYPEWLSISAIRDESGATTNYVALFHDISDLKAKEAQIRYQGMHDALTGLPNRALLLERLAGELKEGQGTGRLCGLLYIDIDNFKTINDSLGHEAGDKFIAEVAEHLTLLIRPEDTLSRLGGDEYVILVANPGEEREVVLVAERILHHFSQPIALLDRELHVGLSIGIAIHPADGKGPDELLTNADLAMYRAKAQGKNTYERFSPHLHDRIRSRMELEGRLRHALRHGEIVPHFQPRVDLATGRIVGAEALARWTLPDGTRISPGEFIPVAEDLGLIFDLGEHMLRSSLAFTRALMDEGLPDITMAVNLSLVQCRHADLVGRVLAALRDTGVPPERLELEITESAIMSDVTRTLRRLDRLAALGITLAVDDFGTGYSSLYHLKHMPLHTLKIDQSFVRDLPHVAGSRTIALTMLAMARNLDLDVIAEGVETGAQMHFLRDHGCRVVQGFLFSPAVPGDRLFDLLRRGVCFDVNVAPGELSFDHP